Proteins encoded together in one Anaerosporomusa subterranea window:
- the pepF gene encoding oligoendopeptidase F, which produces MSIMPKLLSAVLGTLIFATPAEAAGQEHNKVPPRSEIRDEYKWNLRDMYASDDEWQNDFVSLKASLPEMNQYKNKLGQSSEILLSCLKTRDRINVASEKIFAYARMHRDENNADTKYQAMTGKAESLLSEAGESTAFVEPEILAIPDAKLAEFRKSEAGLAEYSFFFENLQRQKKHVLSPREEELLARMNEVADASENTFNMLAHADLRFPEIADSAGKSLQLSEARYRLFIMSPDRKLRQQAFAGLFGAYNQYRNTFASTLAGNVKKNIFFANSRKYESAIDAALETNNVPLTVYNNVISTVENHLQPLHRYVALKKKALKLDEIHMYDLYTPIVPDIQLTYSYEEGRDLVRKALKPLGDDYLTALEQGLSNSWIDVYENQGKQTGAYSWGVFGVHPFILLNYNNRYDDVSTLAHELGHAIHSFYSHKHQPYINSSYTIFSAEVASTTNETLLMDYMLKTTQDKKVRLYLINQYLEQVRATVYRQTMFAEFEKLLHEKVESGETITADLLDQMWHELNVKYYGNDIVVDSEINVEWARIPHFYSSFYVYQYATGFSAANALADQILKEGQPAQQRYIAFLKSGGSDYSINLLKNAGVDMSSPQAIEVTLAKFSKLLDELAILLEES; this is translated from the coding sequence ATGTCGATTATGCCAAAATTACTTTCTGCTGTATTGGGAACCTTGATATTTGCCACACCTGCGGAAGCAGCCGGGCAAGAGCACAACAAAGTTCCGCCAAGAAGTGAAATTCGTGATGAATACAAATGGAATCTGCGAGACATGTATGCCAGCGACGATGAGTGGCAGAACGATTTTGTTTCACTTAAAGCATCATTGCCAGAAATGAACCAATACAAAAACAAATTGGGCCAGTCGTCAGAAATCCTGCTATCTTGCTTAAAAACCCGTGACCGCATTAATGTCGCCAGCGAGAAAATTTTCGCCTATGCGCGAATGCACCGAGATGAGAATAACGCCGACACTAAGTATCAAGCCATGACTGGCAAAGCTGAATCACTGCTCAGCGAAGCCGGCGAATCGACTGCGTTTGTTGAGCCTGAGATTTTGGCAATTCCCGACGCGAAGCTCGCCGAATTCAGAAAAAGTGAAGCCGGACTAGCTGAGTACAGCTTCTTTTTTGAGAACCTACAGCGTCAAAAGAAACATGTCTTATCTCCCCGCGAAGAAGAGCTCCTCGCACGTATGAACGAAGTTGCCGACGCCTCTGAGAATACATTTAATATGTTGGCACATGCCGATCTACGCTTCCCTGAGATCGCAGATTCGGCAGGCAAATCGTTGCAGCTCAGTGAGGCACGCTACCGTCTGTTTATCATGTCGCCTGACCGCAAGCTGCGTCAACAGGCTTTCGCTGGATTGTTTGGCGCCTATAACCAATACCGCAACACCTTTGCGTCAACTCTGGCAGGCAATGTGAAGAAAAATATCTTCTTCGCCAACAGTCGCAAGTACGAATCTGCCATCGATGCAGCACTCGAAACAAATAATGTCCCGCTTACAGTTTATAATAATGTAATCTCTACTGTTGAAAATCATCTTCAGCCACTGCATCGCTATGTCGCATTAAAGAAAAAGGCCCTCAAACTCGACGAAATACATATGTATGATCTCTATACCCCAATCGTGCCTGATATCCAGCTTACATACAGCTATGAAGAAGGCCGCGATTTAGTGCGCAAGGCGCTGAAGCCGCTTGGTGATGACTATCTGACCGCTTTGGAGCAAGGCTTATCAAACTCTTGGATTGATGTGTACGAAAACCAAGGCAAGCAAACCGGTGCTTACTCCTGGGGCGTCTTTGGCGTTCATCCATTTATTCTGCTGAACTACAATAACCGTTATGACGACGTCTCCACTCTGGCGCACGAGCTTGGTCATGCCATCCATAGCTTCTACAGCCATAAGCATCAACCCTATATCAACTCTTCCTATACGATTTTTTCAGCTGAAGTAGCCTCTACGACCAACGAAACTCTGTTGATGGACTATATGCTAAAAACAACCCAGGACAAAAAAGTCCGTCTTTACCTGATTAATCAATATTTAGAACAAGTTCGAGCCACTGTATATCGGCAAACTATGTTTGCCGAGTTTGAAAAGTTATTACACGAGAAGGTAGAAAGCGGTGAAACAATTACTGCCGATCTGCTGGATCAAATGTGGCATGAACTAAATGTTAAGTATTACGGAAACGATATCGTGGTAGACAGTGAAATCAACGTCGAATGGGCAAGAATCCCCCACTTTTATTCTAGCTTCTATGTCTATCAATATGCGACCGGCTTCTCGGCAGCTAATGCTTTAGCTGACCAGATACTTAAAGAAGGTCAACCGGCACAACAGCGTTATATTGCATTTTTGAAGAGCGGCGGCTCGGACTATTCGATCAACCTATTAAAAAATGCAGGTGTCGATATGTCATCACCTCAAGCAATCGAAGTGACTCTTGCCAAGTTTTCCAAACTGTTAGATGAATTGGCGATACTACTAGAAGAATCTTGA
- a CDS encoding B12-binding domain-containing radical SAM protein — MRVLLTTLNAKYVHTSLALRNLQAYCHKDGIDTSIKEYTINQGLSQILSDIYRQDPEVIGIACYIWNINMVIDLCSLIKKVMPETVVILGGPEVSYDPAEVLQNNPFIDYVVMGEGEESLSELLRALMRSEGKGIAAVSGTACYDQGQITVHGQSRTIAVLDDLPFAYQVDELKEIKDRIIYYETSRGCPFSCQYCLSSATVGVRFYSLQRIFADLQTFIDQDVRQVKFVDRTFNTRKEHYLPIIRFLSQQNCRTNFHFEIAADLLDEEAIALLSAAPSGRFQLEIGVQSTHEPTLEAICRHNDWDKIQKNVSALRQNDNMHLHLDLIVGLPYETLEFFSRSFNDVYSLQPHMLQIGFLKMLKGSGVRHSDQLHDYVYTDSAPYEVLANRYLSYGEVRELQFLEEVFNLTYNSSRFHTALNWLIKIAFGGNAFSLYHALSSCWEQKEMNLLSHSPKAMYEFLIQFCRELFPTHLNTFFELLKFDALTSDGGTIRPEVLPWNYPAMEQDLGAFWRNEAWVGNYLPNYRFTSWREVKRSYQVELFTINIPEYLRTGQIEQQNTTLLFNYHRDGLWTLLPNLVPYQP, encoded by the coding sequence ATGAGAGTTCTGTTAACTACACTTAATGCAAAATATGTTCATACATCATTAGCGTTACGCAATCTCCAGGCATATTGCCATAAAGATGGAATTGACACAAGTATTAAAGAATATACAATCAACCAAGGATTGTCGCAAATTCTAAGCGATATTTACCGGCAAGATCCAGAAGTGATCGGCATTGCTTGCTACATCTGGAATATTAACATGGTAATTGACCTTTGTTCGCTAATCAAGAAAGTCATGCCTGAGACTGTTGTGATCCTTGGCGGGCCTGAGGTTTCCTATGATCCGGCGGAGGTATTGCAGAATAATCCCTTTATCGACTATGTAGTCATGGGAGAAGGGGAAGAATCTCTCAGTGAACTGTTACGAGCGCTAATGCGTTCAGAGGGTAAAGGAATAGCAGCTGTTTCGGGTACCGCTTGTTATGATCAGGGTCAGATTACTGTTCACGGCCAAAGTAGGACAATTGCTGTATTAGATGATCTTCCGTTTGCTTATCAGGTCGATGAACTCAAGGAAATCAAAGACCGGATCATTTATTATGAAACTTCCCGCGGCTGCCCGTTTTCTTGCCAATACTGTCTTTCAAGCGCGACGGTTGGCGTTCGCTTTTACTCATTGCAACGCATTTTTGCCGACCTGCAAACCTTTATTGACCAAGATGTTAGACAGGTAAAATTCGTCGACCGAACCTTCAACACCCGCAAGGAACACTATTTGCCAATTATTCGTTTCCTGTCTCAACAAAATTGCCGGACCAATTTTCATTTTGAAATTGCGGCTGATCTATTGGATGAAGAAGCGATTGCACTGCTGAGCGCTGCTCCGTCGGGACGATTTCAATTAGAAATCGGTGTGCAATCAACCCATGAACCTACTTTAGAAGCAATCTGCCGGCATAATGATTGGGACAAGATTCAAAAAAATGTGTCCGCATTACGTCAAAATGACAACATGCATCTGCATTTAGATCTGATTGTCGGGCTGCCCTATGAGACGCTGGAATTTTTTTCGCGCTCTTTTAATGACGTATACTCATTGCAGCCCCATATGCTGCAAATCGGATTTCTGAAGATGCTTAAGGGGTCTGGTGTGCGACATTCGGATCAATTGCATGACTATGTATATACAGACTCAGCTCCCTACGAGGTGTTGGCCAACCGGTATTTAAGTTATGGTGAAGTTAGAGAATTGCAATTCCTAGAGGAAGTCTTCAATTTAACCTATAACAGCAGCCGGTTTCATACCGCATTGAATTGGCTGATTAAGATCGCATTCGGGGGCAATGCGTTTTCTTTGTACCACGCGTTAAGCAGCTGCTGGGAACAGAAAGAAATGAATTTGCTGTCCCATAGTCCTAAAGCAATGTATGAATTTTTGATCCAATTTTGTCGTGAATTGTTTCCGACGCATTTAAACACTTTTTTTGAACTGCTTAAATTTGACGCGTTAACCTCTGATGGCGGTACGATTAGGCCAGAAGTTTTGCCGTGGAATTATCCGGCGATGGAGCAAGATCTTGGTGCTTTCTGGCGGAATGAGGCCTGGGTCGGAAACTATTTGCCCAATTATCGCTTTACCTCATGGCGGGAGGTAAAGCGTAGCTACCAAGTGGAGTTGTTCACAATCAATATTCCTGAGTATTTGCGAACTGGTCAAATCGAACAACAGAATACCACGTTACTCTTCAATTATCACCGCGACGGGTTATGGACGCTATTGCCTAACCTAGTACCGTATCAACCCTAA
- a CDS encoding TIGR01212 family radical SAM protein (This family includes YhcC from E. coli K-12, an uncharacterized radical SAM protein.), with protein sequence MRYNVYSNYLVQKYGEKVYKLPVSLPVSCPNRDGLLGTGGCAFCGEIGAGYENLPASMTVEQQITANKEHISPKYKAKKFIPYFQNYSNTYLPADQLARYVREACQPDVVGIAIATRPDCVGEAHLDVLAELQEELKVDITVELGLQTVNYHSLLKVNRGHTLAEWLDATLRIKRRGIGVCTHLILNLPWDTADDVIENAKVMSALRVDQVKLHALYIVKGTLMADWYQENRISLISKEEYIDRVVVFLEHLHPDIVIQRLIGRAPETNTLFTNWQTGWWKIKEAIEHSLAAQDTWQGKKCDYLNGSAVCNHL encoded by the coding sequence GTGCGTTACAACGTATATTCCAATTATCTTGTTCAGAAATATGGCGAAAAAGTATATAAGCTGCCAGTTAGTCTACCTGTGTCTTGCCCTAACCGGGATGGTCTGCTAGGAACAGGGGGCTGCGCCTTTTGCGGTGAGATTGGGGCCGGCTACGAGAACTTACCGGCGTCGATGACGGTGGAACAACAAATCACAGCAAACAAAGAGCATATTAGTCCCAAATATAAAGCGAAGAAATTCATTCCGTACTTTCAAAACTACAGTAACACCTATTTGCCTGCAGATCAACTTGCACGCTATGTAAGAGAGGCCTGTCAGCCTGATGTGGTTGGCATTGCCATCGCTACCAGACCAGACTGTGTTGGCGAGGCTCATCTTGATGTTCTGGCAGAACTACAGGAAGAGCTAAAGGTTGACATCACTGTGGAACTGGGGCTTCAGACTGTTAATTATCATTCTCTGCTGAAGGTTAATCGTGGGCATACACTTGCGGAGTGGCTGGATGCAACGCTACGGATAAAACGCCGTGGCATTGGAGTATGTACCCATTTGATTTTGAATCTTCCGTGGGATACTGCCGATGATGTTATCGAGAACGCCAAAGTGATGTCAGCGCTTCGTGTCGACCAAGTGAAACTGCATGCGCTTTATATTGTGAAGGGAACCCTCATGGCAGACTGGTATCAAGAAAACAGGATTTCACTAATCAGCAAAGAGGAATACATAGATAGAGTGGTCGTTTTTCTTGAGCACCTTCATCCGGATATTGTTATTCAACGCTTGATTGGACGAGCGCCTGAAACTAACACACTATTCACCAATTGGCAAACAGGCTGGTGGAAAATAAAAGAGGCAATCGAACACTCCCTTGCTGCTCAGGATACCTGGCAGGGAAAGAAATGTGACTACCTCAATGGAAGTGCTGTCTGTAATCATCTATAG
- a CDS encoding YjcQ family protein: MTTKERILLAIYREYRKGNSDMRRSVRHDGLQLDPGSFNQDIQSLQSEGLIRGAVLVRDRSKNYPDQVILNQVAVTHYGLHYLRRNLLAKTGE; this comes from the coding sequence TTGACTACGAAAGAACGAATATTACTGGCCATTTATCGCGAATACAGAAAGGGAAACTCAGATATGCGCCGTTCTGTGCGGCATGATGGCCTGCAGCTAGATCCTGGATCATTTAATCAGGATATTCAGTCCCTTCAGTCCGAAGGACTGATTCGCGGTGCCGTGCTTGTTAGAGACCGCAGTAAAAACTATCCAGACCAAGTGATTTTAAACCAGGTCGCAGTAACCCATTATGGGCTTCACTACCTGAGGAGGAATTTGCTAGCCAAAACAGGAGAGTGA
- a CDS encoding N-acetylmuramoyl-L-alanine amidase family protein, with product MRILLDGQQLPIKIPVSKDLLLTLKTIALAQNWRIHYNAATSVIYLNTDSHQPIAYPDRQALPNVEMDSTRLLGKSICIDPGHGGRDPGAIGPAGTYEKDNTLAIALLLRERLERNGAKVYMTRETDQSVAHDSATAQEEVEARIWAAKQTKADLLISIHNDGFISSTANGATTYHHGNADASRLATIVQKRLIESLGVNDRGARFASFFVIRYAPMPSILVEVAFISNPDEELLLASEDGRSRAANGIFEGIVGYYRV from the coding sequence ATGCGAATTTTACTGGACGGGCAGCAACTTCCCATCAAAATCCCGGTAAGCAAAGACTTGCTACTTACCCTAAAAACAATCGCCCTTGCTCAAAACTGGCGCATTCATTATAACGCAGCCACTAGCGTCATTTACCTAAATACGGATTCTCATCAACCAATCGCATATCCTGATCGGCAAGCTTTACCAAACGTTGAAATGGACAGTACGCGATTGTTGGGAAAAAGCATCTGTATAGACCCTGGACACGGCGGCAGAGATCCTGGCGCAATCGGTCCAGCTGGCACATATGAGAAAGATAACACGCTGGCAATCGCCCTCTTGTTGCGCGAACGATTAGAACGAAACGGCGCCAAAGTTTATATGACCAGAGAAACTGACCAGTCGGTCGCCCATGACAGTGCAACAGCGCAAGAAGAGGTAGAGGCGCGCATATGGGCTGCCAAACAGACAAAAGCTGACTTGTTGATTAGCATTCACAATGATGGTTTTATTAGCTCAACGGCAAACGGAGCCACAACATACCATCACGGCAATGCAGATGCGAGCAGGCTTGCTACCATCGTGCAAAAACGACTGATCGAAAGTTTAGGTGTAAACGATCGCGGGGCCAGGTTTGCCAGTTTCTTTGTGATTCGCTATGCCCCGATGCCGTCAATATTAGTTGAAGTAGCTTTTATTTCCAATCCTGATGAGGAATTGCTCTTGGCGAGCGAAGATGGGCGCAGCCGGGCAGCTAACGGGATTTTCGAGGGAATTGTAGGATACTATCGAGTCTAG
- a CDS encoding rhomboid family intramembrane serine protease, protein MIPLRDNLRSHSLPLMTLSLIMANFYVFYREISLSDRALMSMIRQYGLTPIAFIEALNGGSTVLSDYTSIFSNLFLHGGWMHIIGNMWYLWLFGDNVEDWLGRIQFLAFFLLTGFIANLSHILLDPFSTVPVIGASGAVSGILGAYLILYPTAKIKTLVPIFIFLQIFEVPAMLFLGLWFFLQLQSGAFAAAGSNIAWWAHIGGFLAGMILIKIFPCRCKRSYYR, encoded by the coding sequence ATGATTCCTTTACGTGACAATCTGCGTTCACATTCACTGCCGCTAATGACGCTCAGCCTGATAATGGCTAACTTTTATGTATTTTATCGGGAAATTAGCTTGAGTGATCGCGCGCTCATGTCAATGATCCGTCAATATGGGTTGACTCCTATTGCATTTATTGAAGCATTAAATGGAGGATCAACTGTTCTTAGTGACTATACGTCTATATTCAGTAACCTTTTTCTTCACGGCGGCTGGATGCATATCATTGGTAACATGTGGTACTTATGGTTGTTCGGTGATAACGTAGAAGACTGGCTAGGCCGAATCCAGTTCTTGGCTTTCTTTCTACTCACCGGCTTCATCGCCAACCTGAGTCATATTTTGTTAGATCCCTTCTCCACGGTACCAGTTATTGGTGCCAGCGGGGCGGTGTCAGGAATCTTAGGCGCCTATCTGATTCTATATCCGACAGCGAAAATCAAAACCTTGGTCCCCATCTTTATCTTCTTGCAAATCTTCGAGGTACCGGCGATGCTGTTCTTAGGGCTCTGGTTCTTTTTACAGTTGCAAAGCGGCGCTTTCGCGGCCGCCGGTTCAAACATCGCTTGGTGGGCTCATATTGGCGGCTTTCTAGCCGGAATGATTCTTATTAAAATTTTCCCTTGTCGCTGTAAACGCTCCTACTATAGATGA